In Nocardia sputorum, a single genomic region encodes these proteins:
- a CDS encoding flavin-containing monooxygenase encodes MAPQYDAVVVGAGFGGMGAGIQLDRLGLSNYVILEREDDLGGTWHVNHYPGLAVDIASVTYSYSFEPNPHWSRLFAPGEELKKYARHVADKYGLRRRMRFGTVVDGARWDEEQQHWVVSIAGGETVTGRYLLTATGFLSQPYTPPFPGIDSFAGKIIHTTAWEDDFDLTGRRAAIIGTGATAVQLVPEVAKKAQALTVFQRTPIWVVPKIDTAIPAPVRKLFERVPATQKAARLVNTSLLEALMVIGVLHFKQARLLNKGAGALAKAHLRASVRDKETRRQLTPHYDFGCKRPTFSNHYFTTFNQPHVRLETNSIDHIEPDGIVTADGHKTEIDTLILATGFNLWDVNFPAIEIIGRDGVNLGKFWRDNRFQAYEGITVPKFPNFLSLNSPYSYSGLSYFTTIEAQMKHMGRLFGELRRRGETTFEVTEQANAAFLDRVTAKLGSSVFYGGDCATARSYYFNQHGEAALLRPTSTLNAHREAVGFPLEDYVYGRTA; translated from the coding sequence GTGGCGCCTCAATACGACGCGGTCGTGGTCGGTGCGGGGTTCGGGGGCATGGGAGCGGGCATTCAGCTCGATCGGCTCGGCCTGAGCAATTACGTCATCCTCGAACGCGAGGACGATCTCGGCGGTACGTGGCACGTGAACCACTATCCGGGTCTGGCGGTCGACATCGCCTCGGTCACCTACTCCTATTCCTTCGAACCGAATCCGCACTGGTCGCGGCTGTTCGCGCCGGGCGAGGAGCTGAAGAAGTACGCCCGACACGTCGCGGACAAGTACGGCCTGCGCCGCCGGATGCGCTTCGGCACCGTCGTCGACGGCGCGCGCTGGGACGAAGAGCAGCAGCACTGGGTGGTCTCGATCGCGGGCGGGGAGACCGTCACCGGGCGGTATCTGCTGACCGCGACCGGATTCCTCTCCCAGCCCTACACGCCCCCGTTCCCCGGCATCGACTCGTTCGCGGGCAAGATCATCCACACCACCGCGTGGGAGGACGACTTCGACCTCACCGGCCGCCGAGCCGCGATCATCGGCACCGGCGCCACCGCCGTGCAGCTGGTGCCCGAGGTCGCCAAGAAGGCGCAGGCGCTCACGGTGTTCCAGCGCACCCCGATCTGGGTGGTCCCGAAGATCGATACCGCGATCCCCGCACCGGTGCGCAAACTGTTCGAACGGGTTCCGGCTACGCAGAAGGCCGCGCGACTGGTCAACACCAGCCTGCTGGAGGCGCTGATGGTGATCGGGGTGCTGCATTTCAAGCAGGCCCGGCTGCTGAACAAGGGCGCGGGAGCGCTGGCCAAGGCGCATCTGCGGGCGTCCGTGCGGGACAAGGAGACGCGCAGGCAGCTGACCCCGCACTACGACTTCGGGTGCAAGCGGCCGACCTTCTCCAACCACTACTTCACCACGTTCAACCAACCGCACGTGCGGCTGGAGACGAACTCGATCGACCACATCGAACCGGACGGCATCGTCACCGCCGACGGGCACAAGACCGAGATCGACACCCTGATCCTGGCCACCGGCTTCAACCTGTGGGACGTGAACTTCCCGGCCATCGAGATCATCGGCCGGGACGGGGTGAACCTCGGAAAGTTCTGGCGGGACAACCGTTTCCAAGCCTACGAGGGCATCACGGTGCCGAAGTTCCCCAACTTCCTCAGCCTCAACAGCCCGTACTCCTACAGCGGTCTGTCCTACTTCACCACCATCGAAGCCCAGATGAAGCACATGGGCCGATTGTTCGGCGAACTGCGCCGCCGCGGCGAGACCACCTTCGAGGTCACCGAGCAGGCCAACGCGGCTTTCCTGGACCGGGTCACCGCCAAGCTCGGCTCATCGGTGTTCTACGGCGGCGACTGCGCCACCGCGCGCAGCTACTACTTCAACCAGCACGGCGAGGCCGCCCTGCTGCGGCCGACCAGCACGCTCAACGCGCATCGCGAAGCGGTCGGCTTCCCGTTGGAGGACTACGTCTACGGCAGGACCGCCTGA
- the yajC gene encoding preprotein translocase subunit YajC, translating into MELLFPLLLVALLVPMFLGVRRQKREAEKVASMQDNLKVGDQVVTTSGLYGTVVELDDTTVDLEIAEDVVTTWLRQAIREVRTDDAVSTEETGSEDTGSDTTDAVEESAEQTETRLTKD; encoded by the coding sequence ATGGAACTGCTGTTTCCGCTGCTACTGGTAGCCCTGCTCGTGCCGATGTTCCTCGGTGTCCGCCGTCAGAAGCGGGAAGCCGAGAAGGTCGCCAGCATGCAGGACAACCTGAAGGTCGGCGATCAGGTCGTCACCACGTCGGGTCTGTACGGCACCGTGGTCGAACTCGACGACACCACGGTCGACCTCGAGATCGCCGAGGACGTGGTCACCACGTGGCTGCGCCAGGCCATCCGTGAGGTGCGCACCGACGATGCGGTGAGCACCGAGGAGACCGGCTCGGAGGACACCGGCTCGGACACCACCGACGCCGTCGAGGAATCCGCCGAGCAGACCGAGACCCGCCTGACCAAGGACTGA
- the secD gene encoding protein translocase subunit SecD, whose amino-acid sequence MPPSQGSAHPLRLLGVYAALLAVIYALVFFTGDKSPTPKLGIDLQGGTRVTLSARTPDGSKPSQDSLKKAQDIIENRVNGLGVGGSEVVIDGDNIVITVPGDDGQQARALATTAKLYIRPVLQAVPAAGRGATPPQTTPGTQPAPAAQPTTPETTQPAAPETDQQAPAPQQRVFPAQQPTQPPTDPSLTPTEEATKEIQAAKALRQSTDASVQQAALAALDCGKADPLAGNDDPALPLVTCSTDGTEVFLLDKSRIDGQEIKDATSGLNQQQARHEVYLDFKSGGSDAWAALTGEYVYKRVAFVLDSKVVSAPVVQQGPQQGGRTQISGNFTATSAKELANTLKYGSLPLSFQTSEAETVSATLGLSSLKAGLLAGAVGLVVVLLYCLTYYRMLGFVTGLSLVASGFAVYGIMVLLGRWIGFTLDLAGIAGLIIGIGMTADSFVVFFERIKDEMREGRSFRSAAPRGWQRARRTILSGNAVSFIAAAVLYILAVGQVKGFAFTLGLTTILDVVVVFLVTSPLVLLASRTAFWSKPSVNGLGAIQQIARERKAAEAALGKA is encoded by the coding sequence GTGCCACCTTCCCAGGGATCGGCGCACCCGCTGCGGCTGCTCGGTGTCTACGCCGCGCTGCTGGCCGTGATCTATGCGCTGGTGTTCTTCACCGGTGACAAGTCCCCGACACCCAAGCTCGGTATCGACCTGCAGGGCGGCACTCGCGTCACGCTGTCCGCGCGCACGCCGGACGGCAGCAAGCCGAGCCAGGACAGCCTGAAGAAGGCGCAGGACATCATCGAGAACCGGGTCAACGGGCTCGGCGTCGGCGGATCCGAGGTCGTCATCGACGGCGACAACATCGTGATCACCGTGCCCGGCGACGACGGGCAGCAGGCGCGCGCGCTGGCGACCACCGCGAAGCTCTACATCCGCCCCGTGTTGCAGGCGGTGCCCGCGGCTGGGCGCGGCGCGACGCCCCCGCAGACCACGCCGGGCACGCAGCCCGCACCGGCCGCGCAGCCCACGACGCCGGAGACCACGCAGCCCGCGGCGCCGGAGACGGACCAGCAGGCACCCGCGCCGCAGCAGCGCGTGTTCCCCGCCCAGCAGCCGACGCAGCCGCCCACCGATCCCTCGCTGACGCCCACCGAAGAGGCCACCAAGGAGATCCAGGCCGCCAAGGCGCTGCGCCAGAGCACCGACGCGTCGGTGCAGCAGGCCGCGCTGGCCGCCCTGGACTGCGGGAAGGCCGATCCGCTCGCGGGCAACGACGATCCGGCTCTTCCGCTGGTCACCTGCTCGACCGACGGCACCGAGGTCTTCCTGCTGGACAAGAGCCGCATCGACGGCCAGGAGATCAAGGACGCCACCTCGGGCCTGAACCAGCAGCAGGCCAGGCACGAGGTCTACCTGGACTTCAAGTCCGGCGGCAGCGACGCGTGGGCGGCGCTCACCGGCGAGTACGTCTACAAGCGGGTGGCCTTCGTGCTGGACTCGAAGGTGGTCAGCGCGCCGGTGGTGCAGCAGGGCCCGCAGCAGGGCGGCCGCACGCAGATCTCGGGCAACTTCACCGCCACGTCGGCGAAGGAACTGGCGAACACGCTGAAGTACGGCTCGCTCCCGCTGTCGTTCCAGACCTCCGAGGCCGAGACGGTCTCCGCGACGCTCGGCCTGTCCTCGCTGAAGGCGGGCCTGCTCGCCGGAGCGGTCGGCTTGGTGGTGGTGTTGCTCTACTGCCTCACCTACTACCGGATGCTGGGCTTCGTCACCGGTCTGTCGCTGGTGGCCTCCGGATTCGCGGTCTACGGCATCATGGTGCTGCTCGGACGCTGGATCGGTTTCACGCTGGACCTCGCCGGTATCGCGGGTCTGATCATCGGTATCGGCATGACCGCCGACTCGTTCGTGGTGTTCTTCGAACGCATCAAGGACGAGATGCGCGAGGGGCGCAGCTTCCGTTCGGCGGCTCCACGCGGCTGGCAGCGCGCCCGCCGGACCATCCTGTCCGGCAACGCGGTCAGCTTCATCGCCGCGGCCGTGCTGTACATTCTGGCCGTCGGCCAGGTGAAGGGCTTCGCGTTCACCCTCGGTCTCACCACGATTCTCGACGTCGTCGTGGTATTCCTGGTCACTTCGCCGCTGGTGCTGCTCGCTTCGCGCACGGCGTTCTGGTCCAAGCCGTCGGTGAACGGCCTCGGCGCGATCCAGCAGATCGCCCGTGAGCGGAAGGCGGCCGAGGCCGCCCTCGGGAAGGCGTGA
- the secF gene encoding protein translocase subunit SecF: MTNSHTTPSLDKTSATETTDVFAVVGEPQPPKHGFFNRLYTGTGAIDVIGKRRMWYLITAAIVLVSLGSIIFRGFNFGIDFEGGSRIQFPAGDATPSAVEDVYRGAIGTDPVSVQTVGTGGSATMLIRSEALDQKQVEALNNALFAKFQPKDKTGNPSLAAISTSDVSETWGSQITRKALIALAVFLVLVAVYIAIRFETHMAIAALAALAFDVSVTAGVYSLVGFEVTPATVIGILTILGFSLYDSVVVFDKVEENTHGILHLTRRTYGEQANLAVNQTLMRSINTALIGILPIVGLMVIAVWMLGVGTLKDLALVQLVGLLVGTYSSIFFATPLLVSIKERWGPVAAHTKKVLAKRAGAASARASAVAERRASMAAGRDFDETPRRQRAAGQTPRPGARPSGKRHKRRN; encoded by the coding sequence ATGACCAACAGCCACACCACCCCCTCGCTCGACAAGACGAGTGCCACCGAGACCACCGACGTATTCGCGGTGGTCGGCGAGCCGCAGCCGCCCAAGCACGGCTTCTTCAACCGCCTCTACACCGGCACCGGCGCCATCGATGTCATCGGCAAGCGCCGGATGTGGTACCTGATCACCGCCGCGATCGTGCTCGTCTCGCTGGGCAGCATCATCTTCCGCGGGTTCAACTTCGGTATCGACTTCGAGGGCGGTTCGCGCATCCAGTTCCCGGCGGGGGACGCGACTCCCAGCGCGGTGGAGGACGTCTACCGCGGCGCCATCGGCACCGACCCGGTCTCGGTGCAGACCGTCGGCACCGGCGGATCGGCCACCATGCTCATCCGCTCCGAGGCGCTGGACCAGAAGCAGGTGGAGGCGCTGAACAACGCGCTGTTCGCGAAGTTCCAACCGAAGGACAAGACCGGCAACCCGAGCCTGGCCGCGATCAGCACGTCCGATGTCAGCGAGACCTGGGGCAGCCAGATCACCCGCAAGGCGCTCATCGCGCTCGCGGTATTCCTCGTGCTGGTCGCGGTCTACATCGCGATTCGCTTCGAGACGCACATGGCCATCGCGGCCCTGGCGGCGCTGGCCTTCGACGTCAGCGTCACCGCGGGCGTGTACTCGCTCGTCGGTTTCGAGGTCACCCCGGCCACGGTGATCGGCATCCTCACCATTCTCGGCTTCTCGCTCTACGACTCCGTCGTCGTGTTCGACAAGGTCGAAGAGAACACCCACGGTATCCTGCACCTGACTCGCCGCACCTACGGCGAGCAGGCCAATCTCGCGGTGAACCAGACGCTCATGCGCTCGATCAACACCGCCTTGATCGGCATCCTGCCGATCGTCGGCTTGATGGTGATCGCGGTCTGGATGCTGGGCGTGGGCACGCTCAAGGACTTGGCACTGGTGCAGCTGGTCGGTCTGCTGGTCGGCACGTACTCCTCGATCTTCTTCGCGACCCCGCTGCTGGTCTCGATCAAGGAACGCTGGGGGCCCGTGGCGGCGCACACGAAGAAGGTCCTGGCCAAGCGGGCAGGCGCGGCGAGCGCCCGGGCGAGCGCCGTGGCCGAGCGCCGGGCGAGCATGGCGGCGGGCCGGGATTTCGACGAGACGCCGCGCAGGCAGCGCGCGGCCGGGCAAACGCCGCGACCCGGTGCGCGCCCGAGCGGTAAACGGCACAAGAGGCGGAACTGA
- a CDS encoding ABC transporter substrate-binding protein, producing MRQPRSAVRLIGALAAGTLAAGLMVGCSSKNQVPSIGYATDAIIATYNGGSTLGASSGSPAVFSRVLTGFFYTGPDGQPVADTDFGTAKEVPGESQTIQYRLNPDGVYSDGVPTSCDDLVLAWAARSGRYTKPGDRGPVPLFDAASTTGYDAIERVDCQPGSRDATVVFRPGRRYLPWRNLFTAGELMPAHVAARVANVPNVVSALQTGDPNALGRIAEIWNTGWTIPADGRLDLSRFPSSGPYRIESFGSEDGLVLVANERWWGNKPATGRIVVWPKNFDLKKKVGENAVGVLDIGAQSVKDLNLSAFSVQTVPGRGAEQLVLATGGVFSSVEARRAFALCLPRQTLFDKLGKTPDAPKTGLGSGPLNAHVVQQDSLFYPAVIGASKNYSGGDVANATRAVAASGAPNPTVRIGYAAPDDRRAQTVALIAEACKPAGITVVDAGAPDFTPARLSEGKVDAVLGSTASAPGPAGSLGGVAATSALRTGSGLNFGRFGNGRYDAITDQLGADDNSAVQLNLLTEAENLLWAELPSIPLFATPRTIAFGKGLRNGIAAPTQAGSGWNMDRWVLER from the coding sequence ATGCGACAGCCACGCAGTGCGGTACGACTGATCGGAGCGCTTGCTGCGGGCACGCTGGCCGCCGGGCTGATGGTCGGCTGCTCCAGCAAGAATCAGGTGCCCTCCATCGGCTACGCGACAGATGCCATCATCGCCACCTATAACGGCGGCAGCACACTGGGGGCGAGTTCCGGGTCCCCCGCGGTGTTCTCCCGGGTGCTCACGGGGTTCTTCTACACCGGTCCGGACGGCCAGCCGGTCGCCGACACCGACTTCGGCACCGCAAAGGAGGTGCCGGGCGAGTCGCAGACCATTCAGTACCGCCTCAACCCAGACGGCGTGTACTCCGACGGGGTGCCGACCTCCTGCGACGACTTGGTGCTGGCCTGGGCCGCCCGCAGCGGGCGGTACACCAAACCGGGGGACCGGGGTCCGGTTCCCCTGTTCGACGCCGCGAGCACCACCGGCTACGACGCCATCGAGCGAGTCGACTGCCAGCCCGGCTCACGGGATGCCACGGTGGTCTTCCGGCCCGGGCGGCGTTATCTGCCGTGGCGCAACTTGTTCACGGCGGGTGAGCTGATGCCCGCGCACGTCGCGGCCCGGGTGGCGAACGTGCCCAACGTCGTGTCGGCGTTGCAAACCGGCGACCCGAACGCCCTCGGCAGGATCGCGGAAATCTGGAACACCGGCTGGACCATTCCGGCCGACGGGCGGCTGGACCTGTCGCGCTTCCCCTCGTCGGGGCCCTACCGCATCGAGTCCTTCGGCAGCGAGGACGGCTTGGTGCTGGTGGCCAACGAACGGTGGTGGGGCAACAAACCGGCGACCGGGCGGATCGTGGTGTGGCCCAAGAACTTCGACCTGAAGAAGAAGGTCGGCGAGAACGCGGTAGGCGTGCTCGACATCGGCGCGCAGTCGGTGAAAGACCTGAATCTGAGCGCCTTCTCGGTGCAGACCGTGCCCGGCCGGGGCGCCGAGCAGCTGGTGCTGGCGACCGGCGGCGTCTTCTCCTCGGTCGAGGCGCGCCGGGCGTTCGCGTTGTGCCTGCCGCGTCAGACGCTGTTCGACAAGCTCGGCAAGACGCCGGACGCGCCGAAGACCGGGCTCGGCTCCGGCCCCTTGAACGCGCATGTCGTGCAGCAGGATTCCCTGTTCTACCCCGCCGTGATCGGCGCGTCGAAGAATTACTCCGGCGGCGACGTGGCGAACGCGACGAGGGCGGTTGCCGCCTCCGGCGCCCCGAACCCCACCGTGCGCATCGGCTACGCGGCTCCGGACGACCGGCGTGCGCAGACCGTCGCTCTGATCGCCGAGGCCTGCAAACCGGCCGGCATCACCGTGGTGGACGCCGGTGCACCCGACTTCACCCCCGCCCGGCTCAGCGAGGGCAAGGTCGACGCCGTCCTGGGCAGCACCGCGTCGGCGCCCGGTCCGGCGGGCTCGCTGGGTGGTGTGGCCGCGACCAGCGCGTTGCGCACCGGTAGCGGTCTCAATTTCGGACGGTTCGGCAACGGCCGTTACGATGCGATCACCGATCAGCTCGGGGCCGACGACAATTCGGCCGTACAGCTGAATCTGCTCACCGAGGCGGAGAACCTGCTGTGGGCGGAGCTGCCGAGCATCCCGTTGTTCGCCACCCCGCGCACGATCGCCTTCGGCAAGGGGCTGCGCAACGGGATCGCCGCCCCCACCCAGGCCGGATCCGGCTGGAACATGGACCGGTGGGTGCTCGAGCGGTGA
- a CDS encoding adenine phosphoribosyltransferase, with translation MVDRLTRWHDDFPSPGVRFADLTPVFADAEGFRAVVDCLAACAPDADLVAGVDARGFLLGAGVAASLGTGVLAVRKAGKLPPPVISREYSLEYGTAALEIPADGVELAGRRVLLLDDVLATGGTLAAAAELFKQAGAEVAAAAVVLELGFLGGRARQGDYPLTSIVQL, from the coding sequence ATGGTCGACCGTTTGACCCGTTGGCACGACGACTTTCCCTCACCCGGTGTTCGTTTCGCGGATCTCACCCCGGTGTTCGCCGACGCCGAGGGCTTCCGCGCGGTGGTCGACTGCCTGGCCGCGTGCGCCCCCGACGCCGATCTGGTAGCCGGCGTCGACGCTCGCGGCTTCCTGCTCGGAGCCGGTGTCGCCGCGTCGCTCGGTACCGGCGTGCTCGCCGTCCGCAAGGCGGGCAAGCTGCCGCCCCCGGTGATCAGCCGCGAGTACAGCCTCGAATACGGCACCGCCGCGCTGGAGATCCCCGCGGACGGCGTCGAACTGGCGGGGCGTCGCGTCCTGTTGCTGGACGACGTCCTCGCCACCGGCGGCACCCTCGCCGCCGCCGCCGAACTGTTCAAGCAGGCGGGCGCCGAAGTGGCCGCCGCCGCGGTGGTGCTGGAACTCGGGTTCCTCGGCGGACGCGCACGGCAGGGCGACTACCCGCTGACGTCGATCGTCCAGCTCTGA
- a CDS encoding ABC-F family ATP-binding cassette domain-containing protein translates to MTNLSFSDLTFGWPDGTPVFEGLDAVLGPGHIGLVGGNGAGKSTLLRLIAGELKPARGSITVTGHLGYLRQDLGLSAGQRVDAVLGIAEIRKALHRIESGAGDDTDFDLVGHHWDVEERAVALLARLGLHYVADSVHQLDRTLDTLSGGETVLLGLVAELLAEPDVLLLDEPTNNLDRVARARLYEVIGQFSGTVLTVSHDRELLERMASIAELRHGELRLFGGNFSEYERIVAAEQEAARAAIRDARSDVRRQARELVEARIKLDRRQRYGQKMWDQKREPKIIMAERKRQAQVSAGKLRNNHIEKLDSAKDQLKQAKGLLRDDREIRVELPDTRLYPGQDVIELDRVELACGPTVTLRVSGPERIALTGRNGVGKTTLLRRITQAGPKVPWRMLPQRLDVFDERLSVFENVASTAPHASAERIRAQLARFLFRGTDADVAAAALSGGERLRAALAMLLLADPAPRLLLLDEPTNNLDLPSLEHLTQALASFEGALIVVSHDSRFLDDIGVTRRLELTEEGLAET, encoded by the coding sequence ATGACCAATCTGTCTTTTTCCGATCTCACTTTCGGCTGGCCGGACGGCACCCCGGTGTTCGAGGGGCTCGACGCCGTTCTCGGTCCCGGCCACATCGGACTCGTCGGTGGAAACGGCGCGGGGAAGTCCACGCTGCTGCGGTTGATCGCGGGGGAGCTGAAGCCCGCTCGCGGTTCCATCACCGTCACCGGTCATCTCGGGTACTTGCGCCAGGATCTCGGGCTGAGCGCCGGGCAGCGAGTCGATGCGGTGCTGGGCATCGCGGAAATTCGAAAAGCATTGCACCGCATCGAGTCCGGTGCAGGCGATGACACCGACTTCGACTTGGTCGGTCACCACTGGGACGTCGAGGAGCGCGCGGTGGCATTGCTGGCGCGACTCGGTCTGCACTACGTCGCCGATTCGGTGCACCAGCTGGACCGGACGCTCGACACCCTCTCCGGTGGCGAGACGGTGCTGCTCGGGCTGGTCGCCGAGTTGCTCGCCGAGCCCGACGTGCTGCTACTCGACGAACCGACGAACAACCTGGATCGGGTCGCGCGCGCACGGCTCTACGAGGTGATCGGCCAATTCTCCGGCACGGTGCTCACGGTCAGCCACGATCGGGAGCTGCTGGAGCGGATGGCGTCCATCGCCGAGCTGCGCCACGGCGAACTCCGGTTGTTCGGTGGGAATTTCAGCGAGTACGAGCGGATCGTCGCGGCCGAGCAGGAAGCCGCCCGTGCCGCGATCCGGGATGCGCGCAGCGATGTCCGCAGGCAGGCCCGCGAACTCGTCGAGGCGCGCATCAAACTGGACCGCCGACAGCGGTACGGGCAGAAGATGTGGGACCAGAAGCGCGAGCCGAAAATCATTATGGCCGAACGCAAACGGCAGGCGCAGGTGTCCGCGGGCAAGTTGCGCAACAACCACATCGAGAAGCTCGACTCCGCCAAGGATCAGCTCAAGCAGGCCAAGGGGTTGTTGCGCGACGACCGGGAGATCCGGGTGGAGTTGCCCGACACCCGGCTGTATCCCGGTCAAGACGTCATCGAGCTGGACCGGGTCGAGCTGGCGTGCGGGCCGACGGTGACGTTGCGGGTGTCGGGTCCGGAGCGGATCGCGCTGACCGGACGCAACGGCGTCGGCAAGACGACGTTGCTGCGGCGCATCACGCAGGCGGGGCCGAAGGTGCCGTGGCGGATGCTGCCGCAGCGGCTGGACGTGTTCGACGAGCGGCTGTCGGTGTTCGAGAACGTCGCCTCGACGGCGCCGCACGCCTCCGCGGAGCGGATCCGGGCGCAGTTGGCCCGCTTCCTGTTCCGCGGCACGGACGCCGACGTCGCGGCCGCGGCGTTGTCGGGCGGTGAGCGGTTGCGGGCGGCGTTGGCGATGCTGTTGCTGGCGGATCCGGCACCGCGGTTGCTGTTGCTGGACGAGCCCACCAACAATCTCGACCTGCCCAGCCTCGAGCACCTCACCCAGGCGCTGGCGAGCTTCGAGGGCGCGCTGATCGTGGTGAGTCACGATTCGCGCTTCCTCGACGATATCGGGGTGACCCGGCGCCTGGAACTCACCGAAGAGGGCTTGGCGGAGACGTAG
- a CDS encoding nuclear transport factor 2 family protein, whose protein sequence is MSDAIAEFRRATESGDIDALTRVLAPDAELVSPLSGRLVFRGRDDLCVLLTAAYGSLTGLRWTEEIGDGTRRVLLAGATIGPFRLTEALVVGLDEQGRIRTLQPHLRPWLTLTYLAVRLAPRLLAHPAILRRAARA, encoded by the coding sequence ATGTCCGACGCGATCGCCGAATTCCGCAGGGCGACCGAAAGCGGCGACATCGACGCGCTGACGCGGGTTCTCGCACCCGATGCCGAATTGGTCTCGCCGCTGTCCGGCCGGTTGGTCTTCCGTGGCCGCGACGACCTGTGTGTGCTGCTCACGGCAGCCTACGGAAGCCTCACCGGTCTGCGTTGGACGGAGGAAATCGGCGACGGTACGCGGCGTGTCCTGCTGGCCGGTGCCACGATCGGACCGTTCCGGCTGACCGAAGCGCTGGTGGTCGGACTCGACGAGCAGGGCCGCATCCGCACGTTGCAGCCGCACCTGCGTCCCTGGCTGACGCTCACCTATCTCGCGGTGCGACTGGCGCCCCGCCTGCTCGCACATCCAGCCATCCTCCGGCGTGCGGCCCGGGCGTGA